In Bombus terrestris chromosome 6, iyBomTerr1.2, whole genome shotgun sequence, a single window of DNA contains:
- the LOC100644467 gene encoding WD repeat-containing protein 74, which yields MSTKDNYDIYVGGKSGIFKGVRVDKKQCISQNIQNLISITNNDEVTTMSWGDDEEREILIACGVKDIRSIKVYDTDCSTFTCSFFCNIGAGKITGISRYNEAILSAVQSGEIKLWRFEEEDGFLMNAGKNLDKMRHSRINKQIIATGGQEHALKLFDIEKQTQIFIEKNVPPDWLQLRVPIWISDIDFLPGTEEIVTTSKYGYVRLYDPKSQRRPVINVEVKDAALTTLTVVPQKRQIIVGSGKGTMNLIDLRKPAKVLNTYKGSVGAVTGIACSRIEPYIVSVGLDRFLQIHHINTKELLRKVYLTSKISCMLLRSEFSFAINKEVNEEMTQQCKNKTTKNFQGKQQTIQNNSDSDSEYDMLFDKMPVISNKEDRSIEKKQRKANPSRLDNEIIFRKHELRKNEPSKRQYKKIKKSNSLIEL from the exons ATGAGTACAAAAgataattatgatatttatgTTGGCGGTAAATCTGGAATTTTCAAAG GTGTAAGGGTAGATAAAAAACAATGTATATCACAAAATATACAGAATTTGATTTCCATAACTAATAACGATGAGGTTACAACAATGTCTTGGGGTGATGACGAGGAAAGAGAAATTTTGATTGCGTGTGGTGTGAAAGACATTAGGAG tATAAAAGTTTATGATACCGATTGTTCAACATTTACATGTTCCTTCTTTTGCAATATTGGTGCAGGAAAAATTACTGGCATATCTCGATATAATGA AGCAATTTTGTCTGCTGTACAATCAGGAGAAATAAAGCTCTGGCGATTTGAAGAAGAAGATGGATTTTTAATGAATGCTGGtaaaaatttagataaaatGCGTCATTCgagaataaataaacaaataatagcTACTGGAGGTCAAGAACatgcattaaaattatttgatatagaAAAACAAACACAAATATTTATAGAGAAAAATGTACCTCCTGATTGGTTACAGTTAAGGGTTCCTATCTGGATTTCTGATATAGATTTTCTTCCTGGTACAGAAGAAATTGTTACAACTAGTAAATACGGATAT GTGCGTTTATACGATCCAAAATCACAAAGAAGACCTGTTATAAATGTTGAAGTAAAAGATGCAGCATTAACAACTTTAACTGTGGTGCCTCaaaaaag GCAGATTATAGTTGGTTCTGGCAAAGGTACAATGAATCTTATAGACTTAAGAAAACCAGCTAAAGTGTTAAATACATATAAAGGATCAGTTGGAGCTGTAACAGGAATAGCTTGTAGTAGAATTGAACCTTACATTGTTAGTGTTGGTTTAGATAGATTTTTGCAAATACATCATATTAATACAAAAGAATTATTAAGAAAG GTGTATTTGACGTCAAAAATATcgtgtatgttgttacgttcaGAGTTTTCATTTGCTATAAATAAAGAAGTTAATGAAGAAATGACACAACAGTGTAAGAATAAAACCACTAAGAATTTTCAAGGAAAACAGCAAACTATACAAAACAATTCAGATTCTGATTCAGAATATGATATGTTATTTGACAAAATGCCAGTAATTAGTAACAAAGAAGATAGATCAATAGAAAAAAAGCAAAGGAAAGCAAATCCTTCAAGGTTAGATAATGAAATT ATTTTCCGTAAACATGAACTAAGGAAAAACGAACCGTCAAAAAGACAGTATAAGAAGATAAAGAAGTCAAATTCATTAATAGAATTATAA